agaatttttttacgTTCGTGTTACAAAGGGTTAGGCTCGCATGTTGGACCCAGTCGCCTCCCAGGAGGGACGCTCtctctaaaattaaaaaaaaaaaaaggccatcACCGATGTTTTTTGGTTCGACCGGGTTAGAGCGTTAACTCAGTGGTTTCTTTCTCCTCAAAATCCACCCACGTCGTCTTTGCTCTTCGTCACCCCTCGGTTTCCGCTCCTTCCTCTTGACTCTTGTTCAGTGAGTAACAACCATTCTAGCTTCACCTCTACACGATCTTCTGCTGCCATctccacccttttttttttttttcttttttgtgctaAAACAGATGTTTCAGTTCGAGTACAGATATATCGAATAATACCAGAAAACAAAGTGCTCTAGGTAATTCCTCCTTTTCGACCTCTAAAGTGACTGATCAGAAGCCATCTAATCTGTAGCCCCGTGAGTCTCTTTAAATACATGTTTAGCCTAAAAAGCCATACCGTTATTCACCATTGTCCAAATATCCCAAGTGGAGATGCCCCCTCTACCGCCACTCGAGCTCACCCACCCCCTTCCTTGATCGATCGTTTGCTCGCCGTCAGAAAGTTCTAAAGGTTAAAAAGAGCTTTATGAAACGATTAGTTTGCAAATAGCTTTCCCTGTGGTTTACAACATTGGCACGTGCTGTTTGTTATTCGGAGGGGACCGACACCAGATGCGAGCCCAACAGCTTTTCCTTGTCTTCTTCTCCCCTCCAATCATTATAAGCTGCCTTCTAGAGGTCTCATGTAAGCAAATCCAAAAGCTAGGGTGAGCAAGAAATGAAGCCCACCTCAGCCCTTCCCCTCCTCTTCCTATTCCTTTACGACATCACCCTCTCCCACAGCGCCGCCGAAGCCGCCTCCGGCGGAGGCCGGTGGGACCTCCTCCAGCGGAGCATCGGTGTGTCGGCCATGCACATGCAGCTCTTGCACAACGACCGCGTCATCATCTTCGACCGCACCGACTTTGGCCCCTCCAACCTCTCCCTCCCCGACGGCAAGTGCCGCCATGACCACCATGAACGGGTCCTCAAGATTGACTGCACCGCGCATTCCGCCGAGTACGACGTGGTCACTAACACATTCCGGCCCCTCACCATCCACACCGACACCTGGTGCTCCTCCGGCTCCGTCGACCCCGACGGCCGCCTTATCCAAACTGGCGGCTCCTTCGACGGTGAACGTGCCATCCGCACCTTCTTCCCGTGCACCGACAGTCGTTGCGACTGGAAGGAGGTCGAGGCCCTCGCCGTCCCGCGGTGGTATGCGACTAACCAAATCCTCCCCGATGGTAGGGCAATCATCATCGGAGGGCGTCTGCAGTTCAGCTACGAGTTTTACCCAAAAAGCAATCCGTCTACTGCTGGCATAACCAATCTAGAGTTTCTACTACAAACAAGAGATGTCGAGGAGAACAACCTCTACCCCTTCGTGCACCTCAACGTCGATGGCAACCTCTTCATCTTTGCCAACAACCGTGCCATTCTTCTCGACTACACGAAGAACAACATCGTAGGGACTTACCCTCCAGTGCCGGGCGGCGATCCTCGGAGCTATCCAAGCACGGGCTCGTCGGTCCTTCTCCCCTTAGAATCGTCAGGGGAGGAAGCGGAGGTTCTTATCTGCGGGGGAGCGCCGAGAGGATCATTTATGAAAGCAATAAAAAACGAAGCCTTCGTCGGAGCTCTGAGCACATGTGGAAGGATAAAGATTACTGATCCCTCGCCAACGTGGTTCATAGAGACAATGCCAACGCCACGAGTCATGGGGGACATGATCTTGCTTCCAAGCGGCAAAGAAGTACTTATTATCAATGGTGCAGCAGCAGGGGCTGCTGGCTGGGAGCTCGGGCGAAGCCCCGTCATGATCCCGGTCGTCTACTGTCCCGGGAAACCAGTCGGTGCCCGCTTTGAAGTCCAAAACTCATCTTCCACCGCTCGGCTCTACCACTCCAGCGCGATACTGCTGCGCGACGGACGGATCCTTGTTGGTGGGAGCAATCCTCATGAAAACTATGTCTTCTCGGGGGTCGATTACCCGACAGAGCTCAGCTTGGAGGCATTCTCGCCTGATTACTTGGGCGCAGAACATTCGATATTGCGGCCGAGAATTATCGAGCCGAGGACACCTCTAATGCTGAATTATGGGAAGCAGTTCAGCCTCCGTTTCAAGGCGAGGTTGACGAGCAACGAGGGTGTTTCAGTGACGATGGTGGCGCCGTCCTTCTCGACGCATTCTTTTTCCATGAACCAAAGGTTGCTTATTTTGAAGAGCAGCAAGGCAGCAACGATCCCTTCAGGCTCTTCTACGCATGAAATAGGGGCCGTGGCACCGAAGTCGAGAATCCTTGCACCGCCGGGATACTATATGTTTTTCATTGTCAATGGAAGGATCCCAGGTGAGGGCATTTGGGTCCATATCCAGTGATATATACTTCTATCTGGCCTCTTTGGAAGAACTCGCTGAAGGAGACCAAATCTGAATTCTGAAGTATAGCATGTGCAATAGACCAGTGTAATTGTTTGTCCTGATTTAGTCTTTTCATTTCTTTGAGATGTTCAATATTATGGCGGAGAGAGGGCAGCATTTAATATTCCAGCTGGAAAGACGAAATTGTGTACCTCTTCTCCGTACATTTATTAAAACAAGTTACATATCTCTTCTGCTGAAACATAGATTATTGAATCGCATACTGAACATAAAGGTTCATCCGAAACCATAAGAACCCGTTCTGTTTGATCTTTCACGGATTATGCACTATTAATAATTATATAATGATCCAGGGAGATCATCAGGTATATCAGAAAATCAAATCATATACAAAACTTTCGAAAACCATAATTTAACCGTtcgattaatatatatatatatatttttaaatcaaataatttGTCAAATTCTATGGTAGAGCACCACCCCTTAAAAGGTATCATGATCACGCCCAAATTCCACTTTTTAGATTACGAAATAGAGTACTggtcaaccttttttttttttgaaaaagatttTGGCTAGATGTATCTTctaatcccaaaaaaaaatataaaatataaaaattaaagttGATGTAGGAGTCGAAATCTATCATCTAtaaaaattttagcttttttgtGTTTATATTTACTAATCATATCTATTTTAGGAAAGCTAATTCTATTTGAACTAGAAGGAGAATTTTAATCTAAACTATGCAAAAACGGATCTCACTGTTATAATAGATGCtatgtattttaatttaaaaattatcaataaaagaaaagggaatgtaaATTCTATTTTCGCCAAATCTATTCcacttttttataatttttgagaGATGCAAGTTTAGCGGGTTGAGTAAATTTTTCCTTTTGCCTAGCGGAACTTATAGGGCCATCCGAAATAATACTTTCTTAGCTATTCTTTTGGTAAGATGTTGGATTGTTATAGGTAGTATCAAAGAAAACTAAATCTTGACTTCAAGTGAATTAGGAAACACTGCAACGTGCTCCTTTTGGAGCTGACCATGAACTAGACATGGTATTTATAATTGGATTTAGGATGTTTGTCTAGTCAATGAATAGATCTTGAGTAGGGCTAaggaaatgaaataaaatctttTTGGCTAaactttttggatgagatcctgagttgttatGAAAATCCAACAAAATCATCTTTTGGATAACAGCAAaaggtatatatgtatatgtctaTGTGTCCATATTGGATTTTTAGTCTAGAGCTAACACATGGACACCCACACATGATAAGAGTTCGAGCATGGACA
The window above is part of the Phoenix dactylifera cultivar Barhee BC4 unplaced genomic scaffold, palm_55x_up_171113_PBpolish2nd_filt_p 000162F, whole genome shotgun sequence genome. Proteins encoded here:
- the LOC103724382 gene encoding aldehyde oxidase GLOX-like; this encodes MKPTSALPLLFLFLYDITLSHSAAEAASGGGRWDLLQRSIGVSAMHMQLLHNDRVIIFDRTDFGPSNLSLPDGKCRHDHHERVLKIDCTAHSAEYDVVTNTFRPLTIHTDTWCSSGSVDPDGRLIQTGGSFDGERAIRTFFPCTDSRCDWKEVEALAVPRWYATNQILPDGRAIIIGGRLQFSYEFYPKSNPSTAGITNLEFLLQTRDVEENNLYPFVHLNVDGNLFIFANNRAILLDYTKNNIVGTYPPVPGGDPRSYPSTGSSVLLPLESSGEEAEVLICGGAPRGSFMKAIKNEAFVGALSTCGRIKITDPSPTWFIETMPTPRVMGDMILLPSGKEVLIINGAAAGAAGWELGRSPVMIPVVYCPGKPVGARFEVQNSSSTARLYHSSAILLRDGRILVGGSNPHENYVFSGVDYPTELSLEAFSPDYLGAEHSILRPRIIEPRTPLMLNYGKQFSLRFKARLTSNEGVSVTMVAPSFSTHSFSMNQRLLILKSSKAATIPSGSSTHEIGAVAPKSRILAPPGYYMFFIVNGRIPGEGIWVHIQ